The following is a genomic window from Nocardioides thalensis.
GTCGATGGTGCCGGTCTCCAGGTGCACGTGCGGCTTCTGGAGGGTGGGGTAGTAGTCGTTCGAGAACGTCGGCCGCTTGCACCCGAACTGGTAGGTCGGCGTCAGCTTGCGGCGGAGCTCGGGGTCGCTGACCTGGCGCCGCAGGTGCGCTCGACACGCGTTCTCGCCGATCCGGTTGGCCGTGCGCAGGTCGGCGAAGTGCAGCACCCCGGCCACCATCATCACCTCGAGGACCGAGGTGCCGACCGTTCGCACCAGCCGCTGCGTGAGCGGCACCCGGGCGAACAGCCGCTGCACCGCCTTCGGGACCGGCCCGTCGATCTTCGCGCTGACCCAGATCGGCGTGCGCTGGAAGACCGTCAGGTGCGACGCGACCTTCGCGAGCTCGGGTATCAGCTGGACGGCCGTGGCGCCGGTGCCGATGACGCCGATCCGCTGGCCGGTGAGCTCGATGTCGTCGTCCCACGCCGCGGTGTGGATCGTGGTGCCGCGGAACGTCTCGATGCCCGGGATGTCGGGCAGCTTGGGCTGCGACAGGAAGCCGGTCGCCGTCATCAGGTAGCGACCGCGGACCTCCTCGCCGGCCGCGGTCGTGACCGTCCAGGTCGCGCTCGCCTCGTCCCACTCGGCCTCGGTCACGGTGACGCCGAACCGCATGTGCCGGCGCACGTCGTACTTGTCCGCGACGTGGTCGGCGTAGCGCTTGAGCTCGGCACCGGGCGCGAACAGCCGCGACCAGTAGGGGTTCTGCTCGAAGGAGTAGGAGTACGTCGAGCTCGGGATGTCGACGGCGAGCCCGGGGTAGCGATTGACGTGCCAGGTGCCGCCGAGGTCGTCCTCGCGCTCGAGGATCACCAGGTCGTCGAAGCCGAGCCGATGCAGCTGGATCGCGGCGCCCATGCCGCCGAAGCCGGCGCCGACGATGACCGCGTCGTGGAGATGACTCACGTCGTCGAGCCTAGGCGGGAGCCGCAGAGCCCGGGATCCGACCGTGGTAGGAACCGAGCCGCTCGCACTCCGCGATCAGCCGCTGCCGTAGCGGCGCGGCCCGCTCGGCGAAGTCGCGCTGCGCGGCGACGTACTCCTGCTTGCCCTCGGGTGTCTCGATCCGCACGGGTTCGAACCCGAGGTCCGCGAGGTCGTACGGCGCCGCGCGCATGTCCATGACCCGAATGTCCCAGGCGAGCTCGAAGCAGTCGGCCACCAGATCGGAGCAGATCATCGGCGAGAGCCGGAACGCGTGCTTGTAGAGGTCCATGCCGGCGTGGAAGCAGCCCGGCTGCTCGAAGGCGGGGCGGTCGTCGCGCCCGGGGGAGAGCGTGTTGAGCGGCCGTGCGGGAGGAGTGAAGAACCGGAAGGCGTCGAAGTGCGAGCACGCGATCCGGTGCGACTCGACGACCTCGTCGGTGCCGGCCGGCCCGAGCCGCAGCGGCCAGGCCGCGTGGCGGGTCTCGTCCTCGGCGAGCCGGTAGACCATGGCCCACTCGTGCAGGCCGAAGCAGCCGAAGTGCGGTGCCCGCCCGGCGGTCGCGGTGAGGAGCCGGTGCAGCGAGGCGATCAGCGGCTGCTGTGAAGCGACATACGACGCCGCGACCGTGACCGGCCCCGGCGCGTAGCCCTTGCCGCCGCCGTACTCCTCCTCTGCGCCCGTCAGCACCACTCCGAAGCCCGGGTGCCACCGCCGTAGCTGAGCGGGTCGGTGGGAGTAGTAGGTGAAGAGGAAGTCGAAGACCGGGTGCTTCACCTTCGCCTCGCGGCGCGCGAGGTGCGGAGCGACGTACGCGTCGACGCGCGCCCGGTGCGCCTCGGCGCGCTCACGCCAGGCCTCCTCGGGCAGCACCACGGTCGACACGGTCTCCACGCAGCCAAGGGTGCACCGGCACCCGGCGGCCGGGGAAATCGCACAGTTCGTCCCTGCGGACCACAGTGTCCGTCCCGTTGGCGGAAGCGCGCGGGCCCTGGCGTCGAGAGGCTTGAGTCGGCCACAAGTCGCTCTCAAGTGACGGGGACGACGGTGGGTCCGTTCCCGATTCCGTAGGAGATCCCCGATGCACCCCCGAGTCCCACTCAAAGCGCGTCGCCGGCCCCGGCCCACCCGGGTCCTGATCGCCGGCGCGGTCGCCACCGCGATCGCAACCGGCGTGCTCGCCGCGGTGCCCGCCGCCACCGCCGCCGCGCCGAAGCCCGACCTGGAGGTGACCAAGGTGGCGGTCGACAAGACCACCGTCACCGAGGCCGCCAGGATCAAGGTGAGCCACACGGTCGCCAACCGAGGCAAGGCCCCTGCGAAGGCCACTGTCTCGCACTTCTACCTGACCACCGACGTGCAGCGCAGCCTCGCCGACCGGCGGGCCAGCACCACCAACCCGCGCAGCTCGCTGGTCGACATCCGCCTCCAGGGCGAGAAGCCGGTCAAGGCGGTCAGGCCCGGCAGGTCCGTCGGCGCGACGGCCGTGAGCGTGGTCGTGCCGATCGGCACGCCCCCCGGCCGCTACACCGTGCTCGCCTGCGCCGATGACCGCGGGACCGTCGCCGAGAGCGACGAGCGGGACAACTGCAAGGCCTCCGGACAGCTGACCGTGAAGGAGGCGCCGGGGAGCGACGACCTCTGGGTCCAGCAGTTCGCCGACACCGCTCGCTGGCCGGACGACGAGACCAGCTCGCTGCAGTGGATGAAGGCCTTCTGCGACGTCGCCTACCCGGTGAAGAGGCTGACCCTGTCCGCGGCGCTCACCAGCGCCGAGAGCTTCCTGAAGGACAAGGCCGGCGCCAACGCGCTGGAGAAGGTCGCCCAGTCCGGCGAGGCCGACACCGCCGAGGAGGCCCAGGACATGGCGGCCGCCGCGGTCGTCGGCGGATCGCCCGGACTGGCGCTCGCCGCCCTGCTGCGGGCGCACCGGTTGGACCCGCGCAGCGGCGACCACCTGGTCAACGCTGCCGGCGTCGCCACCGCCGTGGGCCTGCCCAACGAGGCGATCGCGTTCCTGGACGCGGCCGTCGGCCGCAACTTCCTCCGCCCGGTCGCCGGGATCCCCCAGCAGGCGGTCTCCCTGGTCACCCGCGGCCAGGCCCTCATGGCGACCGGCCGGCACGCGCTGGCCAAGGCCGCGTTCCAGGGCGCCCAGCGGCTCGCGCCGATCCTGAGCGAGGCCGACGCCGGTCTCGCCTCGGTCGCGGCCTGCGAGGGCGACAACCAGGCGGCGATGCGACTCGCGCGGCGCAGCCGGGTGCGCTCGGAGGACCCGGACCGGCCGGAGAACCCGGAGGGACCGACCCCGATGCTCGACACCAGCAAGGGGCAGGCCCTCGCGCTGCGCCAGCTGCCCCTCCCTCAGACGTCGGACGTCGGCGCGGAGCGGCACGACGACTACGACGCCATCCAGGCCTCGCTCCTCGGCGAGATCCAGGACCGCAACCAGGTGCAGACCGAGCTGGAGCAGCACCTGCGCGACACCGACGACGACCGCGAGCCGGCCGAGATCGACCGCCGCAAGGGGATCATGTTCCTCGTCTACTCGGTCGGGGACGAGGGTGTGGTCGAGGAGGCCAGGGCGGCAGTCGACGCCAAGCTCGACGAGCTGGTCGAGCACAAGGAGGCGTTCTGGGGCGGCGGCACCGGCGAGGCGCCGTACCTCTACGACGACTTCGCCGACCAGGCCCGCGCGGCGTGCGCCGGCGGCGGCCCCCAGAACTGCTTCGAGGTCGAGATGAACATCCGCTGCCGGCCGGCGCTCGACGACGAGCACGGCGAGTGGCGCGTGCTGATGCAGGAGCTGCAGGTGCTCAGCGACGAGCTGCTCGCGATCATGTCCGAGCGCATGAGCGGCCTGGCGGCGAACCTGGAGAACCCCGACGCCCACCGGCTGGTGATGCTCGCGATCGACGACACCGAGAACGCCATCTACTCCGGGCTGGTGCAGCAGGCCCAGCAGTGGACCCACTACGAAAAGCTCTTCCGGGACCACTGCGTCGAGCCCAAGCCCGCGTCGGTGTGGCCCGACCCGCCCACGGCTCCGGGCGCGACCGGCAAGACCTGCAAGGAGGCCTTCGACAAGCTGTCGTTCAAGGTGACGATGGGCTTCTCGACGCTGAAGATCAACTGCGAGGAGATCGAGCAGGGCTTCTCCACCAAGATCATCCCGCTGATCAACCTGTACGTCGACGTGAAGTACGAGTGGCGCACCGGGAAGATGACCGTCTGGGCGGGCGTCAAGGGCAGCGTCGGGGACCCGCTCGGCGTCGTCGACGCCGGGTTCAAGTCGGGTCTCTACGTCACCGCCGACCGCAACGGCGACATCTCCGACGTGGGCTGGAAGGTGGGCCGCAGCGTCGAGGTCACGGCGGGCGTCATCGAGTGGGAGGCCGACAAGGACGAGGTCCCGTTCTCGTTCATGCCCTCCCCGTCGTCGACGAGGCCGTAGACCAGCGCCGGGCACGACCCAAGTCGCGCCCAAGTCGATGCCAAGGGGACCGCGGGAGTCTCCCTGCAACCGCCACGAACACGGAGACCACCATGCACACCACCCAGCGATCCCCGATCGCCGCCGTCGCTGCCCTGGCGACGGCGGCGGTCGCCGCGGCGATGCTCGCCGCCGTCCCGGCACCGGCGTCCGGCGCAGCGGCCCGGCCCGACCTCCAGGTCACCGGCGTCACCGCGTCCGGCACCGTCGAGGAGGGCGGCCGGATCAAGGTCACCCACGCGGTGGTCAACCGCGGCAAGGCCGACGCGAAGGCGTCCGTCACCCACTTCTACCTCTCGACCGACGTCCAGCGCAGCCTCGCCGACCGTCGCACGAGCACGACCAACCCACGGTCGTCGCTGCTCGACGTACGACTCGAGGGCGAGCAGCCCGTCCCCGCCGTCAGGCGCGGCCGCAAGGTCGTCCTCAAGCAGTACGCCGTCGTCGTGCCCGTCGGCACGCCGGCCGGTCGCTACCAGGTGCTCGCGTGCGCCGACGACCGTGGCCAGGTCAAGGAGAGCGACGAGCGCGACAACTGCGCAGCCGCCTCCGGCGCCGTGACGGTCCGCGAGGCCGCCGGGAGCGACGGCCTGCACATGGAGCAGTTCGCCGACACCCTGCTCTGGCCCGAGGACGAGCAGGGCACGGTCCAGTACGTCAAGGCGTTCTGCGACGTCACCGTCGCTCCGAAGCGGCTCACCCTCGCCACCGCGCTCGCGTCCGCGGAGAGCCACCTGAAGGGGCTCGCCGGCAACGACGCGCTGGACCGCGTCGCCTCCTCGGGCCAGGCCGACACCGCCGTGGAAGCCCAGCTCCTCGCCGGTACGGCGGTCGCGGCCGGCTCGCCCGGACTGGCCCTGGCCGCGCTGCTGCGGGCGCACCGGCTCGATCCACGCAGCGGCAGCCACCTGGTCAACGCCGCCGCCCTCGCGGCGTCGGTCGGCCTGCCCAACGAGGCGATCGCGTTCCTCGACGCCTCCGTCGGCCGCACCTTCCTCCGGCCGGCGATGGGCGTCTCGCAGCAGGCGACGGCACTGGCGATCCGTGGCCACGCGCTCGTGCTGACCGGCCAGTACGCCGCCGCGCGCACGGCGTACACCGGCGCCAAGCAGCTCGCACCCCTCCTCCGCGAGGCCGA
Proteins encoded in this region:
- a CDS encoding FAD-dependent oxidoreductase; translated protein: MSHLHDAVIVGAGFGGMGAAIQLHRLGFDDLVILEREDDLGGTWHVNRYPGLAVDIPSSTYSYSFEQNPYWSRLFAPGAELKRYADHVADKYDVRRHMRFGVTVTEAEWDEASATWTVTTAAGEEVRGRYLMTATGFLSQPKLPDIPGIETFRGTTIHTAAWDDDIELTGQRIGVIGTGATAVQLIPELAKVASHLTVFQRTPIWVSAKIDGPVPKAVQRLFARVPLTQRLVRTVGTSVLEVMMVAGVLHFADLRTANRIGENACRAHLRRQVSDPELRRKLTPTYQFGCKRPTFSNDYYPTLQKPHVHLETGTIDHVDETGIVTADGTRADLDVLVLATGFDLWEANFPAFPIVGRDGRELGRFWRETRFCAYEGVAVPDFPNYVSLNSPYSYSGLSYFTTIETQMRHLDRLFRAMRARGADVFEVTQAAYDGFLERMRDLLEPSVFNAGDCSGSRSYYFNQHGEATLLRPTSTVAAFRGAARFPLDDYELRTAPRPVAQGR
- a CDS encoding 3-methyladenine DNA glycosylase — encoded protein: METVSTVVLPEEAWRERAEAHRARVDAYVAPHLARREAKVKHPVFDFLFTYYSHRPAQLRRWHPGFGVVLTGAEEEYGGGKGYAPGPVTVAASYVASQQPLIASLHRLLTATAGRAPHFGCFGLHEWAMVYRLAEDETRHAAWPLRLGPAGTDEVVESHRIACSHFDAFRFFTPPARPLNTLSPGRDDRPAFEQPGCFHAGMDLYKHAFRLSPMICSDLVADCFELAWDIRVMDMRAAPYDLADLGFEPVRIETPEGKQEYVAAQRDFAERAAPLRQRLIAECERLGSYHGRIPGSAAPA
- a CDS encoding CARDB domain-containing protein gives rise to the protein MHPRVPLKARRRPRPTRVLIAGAVATAIATGVLAAVPAATAAAPKPDLEVTKVAVDKTTVTEAARIKVSHTVANRGKAPAKATVSHFYLTTDVQRSLADRRASTTNPRSSLVDIRLQGEKPVKAVRPGRSVGATAVSVVVPIGTPPGRYTVLACADDRGTVAESDERDNCKASGQLTVKEAPGSDDLWVQQFADTARWPDDETSSLQWMKAFCDVAYPVKRLTLSAALTSAESFLKDKAGANALEKVAQSGEADTAEEAQDMAAAAVVGGSPGLALAALLRAHRLDPRSGDHLVNAAGVATAVGLPNEAIAFLDAAVGRNFLRPVAGIPQQAVSLVTRGQALMATGRHALAKAAFQGAQRLAPILSEADAGLASVAACEGDNQAAMRLARRSRVRSEDPDRPENPEGPTPMLDTSKGQALALRQLPLPQTSDVGAERHDDYDAIQASLLGEIQDRNQVQTELEQHLRDTDDDREPAEIDRRKGIMFLVYSVGDEGVVEEARAAVDAKLDELVEHKEAFWGGGTGEAPYLYDDFADQARAACAGGGPQNCFEVEMNIRCRPALDDEHGEWRVLMQELQVLSDELLAIMSERMSGLAANLENPDAHRLVMLAIDDTENAIYSGLVQQAQQWTHYEKLFRDHCVEPKPASVWPDPPTAPGATGKTCKEAFDKLSFKVTMGFSTLKINCEEIEQGFSTKIIPLINLYVDVKYEWRTGKMTVWAGVKGSVGDPLGVVDAGFKSGLYVTADRNGDISDVGWKVGRSVEVTAGVIEWEADKDEVPFSFMPSPSSTRP